One genomic window of Hymenobacter sp. J193 includes the following:
- a CDS encoding glycosyltransferase family 4 protein, which translates to MHIAVFSQYHTNPDCPATSRHYALLEHIARTHRVTLITTSTWERQRLTHEFPWLPAGVEMRAAAVPYENRMGVARRIVSFGQYAAYAVREGLRIERPDVIWGISTPLTAAWAAAQVAWLRRVPWVFEVQDLWPSFPIAMGAVPSKLAQRGLYALEKSLYQSARHVLPLSPDMTRYVEQVGIAPEKITTVLNGTDLNLAARATEEAVRALRAQHGLTGRRVLLYAGTFGRANDIPTLLEAAERLFAQDASMCWLFMGHGYHEPLVREAAERCPGIRLVAPQPRHAVFAWFKLAEVSVASFLALPVLDANSPAKFYDSLAVGTPVIVTNDGWTRELAEKEQVGWYVPASEPVQMTQQLQMLLNNPQQLRAAGQRGLQVAIQHFDRQRIATTVQAVLEKASCL; encoded by the coding sequence GTGCATATTGCCGTCTTCAGCCAGTACCATACCAACCCCGACTGCCCAGCTACCAGCCGGCACTATGCCCTACTGGAGCATATTGCACGCACGCACCGCGTCACGCTAATTACCACCAGCACCTGGGAGCGGCAACGGCTGACGCACGAGTTTCCGTGGCTGCCGGCCGGGGTGGAGATGCGCGCCGCCGCCGTGCCCTATGAGAACCGGATGGGAGTAGCGCGGCGCATCGTGTCGTTTGGGCAATATGCAGCTTACGCCGTGCGCGAGGGCCTGCGAATAGAGAGGCCCGACGTTATCTGGGGCATCAGCACGCCACTCACGGCTGCCTGGGCAGCGGCACAGGTGGCGTGGCTGCGGCGGGTACCGTGGGTGTTTGAGGTGCAGGATTTGTGGCCTTCCTTTCCTATTGCCATGGGCGCCGTACCGAGCAAGCTGGCGCAGCGTGGGCTGTATGCGCTGGAAAAAAGCCTGTATCAGTCGGCGCGGCACGTGCTGCCGTTGTCGCCGGATATGACGCGCTACGTGGAGCAGGTCGGTATTGCGCCGGAAAAGATTACAACCGTGCTCAACGGAACCGATCTGAACCTGGCAGCTCGCGCCACCGAAGAAGCTGTACGGGCCCTTCGGGCGCAACATGGACTAACCGGCCGGCGCGTGCTCCTCTACGCTGGTACGTTTGGGCGCGCCAACGATATTCCCACCCTGCTGGAAGCCGCCGAGCGGCTATTTGCCCAGGATGCTAGCATGTGTTGGCTGTTCATGGGACACGGCTACCACGAGCCGCTGGTGCGGGAAGCGGCGGAACGGTGCCCGGGCATCCGGCTCGTGGCTCCACAGCCCCGCCACGCGGTGTTTGCCTGGTTTAAACTGGCTGAGGTGTCAGTGGCGTCATTTCTGGCGCTGCCGGTGCTGGATGCTAACTCCCCGGCCAAGTTTTACGACAGCCTTGCGGTCGGTACGCCCGTCATCGTCACGAACGACGGCTGGACGCGGGAACTGGCGGAAAAGGAACAGGTTGGCTGGTACGTACCCGCCTCGGAGCCGGTACAGATGACGCAACAACTACAAATGCTGCTGAATAATCCGCAGCAGCTCCGGGCAGCGGGCCAGCGCGGTCTGCAGGTAGCCATACAGCACTTTGACCGGCAACGCATAGCCACAACGGTGCAGGCAGTACTGGAGAAGGCGAGTTGCTTATAA
- a CDS encoding DUF6799 domain-containing protein, whose amino-acid sequence MSRFLYIALFLTALGATPAHAQTTAPAKAGVKTALKDGAFRRQGTMMRIQSGKITRLTAPLKLTNGTTVHPDGRIVGKNGTQQLPNGRAINMQGDIVGLSDDMLTADAIQQLDEMVTGYKGTTVAMPNAVSADAAKALARLERKAALMQQLTEKLAERTAQAVPVSEEATRINAELSALEARQKP is encoded by the coding sequence ATGTCACGCTTCCTCTACATTGCCCTGTTTCTGACAGCTCTGGGCGCTACGCCCGCACATGCTCAAACCACCGCGCCCGCCAAGGCTGGCGTGAAAACGGCTCTGAAGGATGGAGCCTTCCGCCGCCAGGGCACCATGATGCGCATCCAGAGCGGCAAAATCACCCGCCTTACCGCCCCTCTTAAGCTCACCAATGGCACCACCGTGCACCCCGATGGCCGCATCGTGGGTAAAAATGGCACTCAGCAGCTCCCCAATGGCCGCGCCATCAATATGCAGGGTGATATTGTGGGCCTGAGCGACGATATGCTGACGGCCGACGCCATTCAGCAGTTGGATGAAATGGTGACCGGCTACAAAGGCACGACGGTAGCTATGCCCAATGCCGTGTCTGCCGATGCTGCCAAGGCTCTGGCCCGCCTGGAACGTAAGGCCGCGCTGATGCAGCAACTCACGGAAAAGCTGGCGGAGCGTACCGCTCAGGCCGTACCGGTATCGGAGGAAGCTACCCGCATCAACGCCGAGCTCAGCGCGCTGGAAGCCCGTCAGAAACCTTGA
- a CDS encoding HU family DNA-binding protein: MTKAEVIAEIADKTGIEKADVSATVEAFFKVVKDSMAEGNNIYVRGFGSFVNKKRAKKVARNISKNTSIIIDEHFIPSFKPSKTFIGKIKNSKKIKELAQA, encoded by the coding sequence GTGACTAAAGCAGAAGTAATTGCCGAAATTGCCGACAAGACCGGCATCGAGAAAGCAGACGTTTCGGCTACCGTAGAGGCTTTCTTCAAAGTCGTGAAGGATTCGATGGCCGAAGGCAACAACATTTACGTGCGCGGCTTCGGCTCTTTCGTGAACAAAAAACGCGCGAAGAAAGTGGCCCGCAACATCTCGAAAAACACGTCGATTATCATCGACGAGCACTTCATCCCCAGCTTCAAGCCGTCGAAAACCTTCATCGGCAAGATCAAAAACAGCAAGAAGATCAAAGAACTGGCTCAGGCCTAA
- a CDS encoding Rne/Rng family ribonuclease: MSNELIINSTQDGERIALLQDKRLIEYHFDRNDTNYSVGDIFLGTVKKVMPGLNAAFIDIGYQKDAFLHYGDLGENFPSLNKWVKGVHSQKIAVGPLKTFQFDGQLDKVGKIADTLKKSQQLLVQIIKEPISTKGPRLSTDISMAGRYLVLVPFSNTISVSKKIVSRTERERLKRLIASIKPDNFGVIIRTVAEGREVAELDKDMQSMVDNWNQLFQTLRKAKPNDKVLGELGRSSSMLRDMLNESFDSIIVDSPPMYEEMRSYLQKIAPDKVGLLKLHSGKVKVFEHHGIEKQLKSLFGKTVTVPGGGYLVIEHTEALHVVDVNSGNKSNQEGDQEATALMVNMLAAKEIARQLRLRDMGGIIVVDFIDMKSAESRKKVEDVVKDVMKHDKARFTVLPITKFGLLQITRQRVRPAENIVTGEVCPTCGGTGKISASILVTDEIDNSIEDLLVTQNQSGVTLNVHPFLHAYYTKGLVSRQMKWYLKYYKWVKVMKDTSLGITEYRIEDEYGEEIELHSAAAAMSRLQDREAGNH, from the coding sequence TTGAGTAACGAATTAATCATTAATTCTACTCAGGACGGAGAACGGATTGCCCTGCTACAGGACAAGCGGCTCATCGAATATCATTTCGACCGCAACGACACCAACTACTCGGTTGGTGACATCTTCCTGGGCACGGTCAAGAAAGTTATGCCCGGTCTGAACGCCGCGTTCATTGACATCGGGTATCAAAAAGACGCCTTTCTGCACTACGGCGACCTAGGGGAGAATTTTCCCTCGCTCAACAAGTGGGTGAAAGGCGTGCATTCGCAGAAAATTGCCGTTGGGCCACTCAAAACCTTTCAGTTTGACGGGCAGCTCGACAAGGTTGGCAAGATTGCCGACACCCTGAAGAAGAGCCAGCAGCTGCTGGTTCAGATCATCAAGGAACCGATTTCAACCAAGGGCCCGCGCCTGTCCACGGATATTTCCATGGCTGGCCGCTACCTCGTGCTGGTTCCTTTTTCCAATACCATCAGCGTCTCGAAGAAAATCGTGAGCCGCACGGAGCGGGAGCGTCTCAAGCGCCTCATAGCCTCCATCAAGCCCGACAACTTTGGCGTCATCATCCGTACCGTGGCCGAAGGGCGGGAAGTGGCGGAGCTCGACAAAGACATGCAAAGCATGGTGGACAACTGGAATCAGTTGTTTCAGACGCTGCGCAAAGCCAAGCCCAACGATAAAGTGTTGGGCGAGCTAGGCCGTAGTAGCTCCATGCTGCGCGACATGCTGAACGAGAGCTTCGACTCCATCATCGTGGATTCGCCCCCGATGTACGAGGAGATGCGCAGCTACCTGCAGAAAATTGCCCCCGATAAAGTGGGCCTGCTCAAGCTCCATAGCGGTAAAGTGAAGGTGTTTGAGCACCATGGCATCGAGAAGCAACTCAAGTCGCTGTTTGGCAAAACTGTAACGGTGCCCGGCGGCGGCTACCTCGTGATTGAGCACACTGAAGCCCTGCACGTGGTAGACGTAAACTCGGGCAATAAAAGCAACCAGGAAGGCGACCAGGAAGCCACGGCTTTGATGGTCAACATGCTGGCAGCCAAAGAAATAGCCCGACAGCTGCGTCTGCGCGACATGGGCGGTATCATCGTAGTCGATTTCATTGATATGAAGTCGGCTGAGAGCCGCAAAAAGGTGGAGGATGTGGTGAAGGACGTGATGAAGCACGACAAGGCGCGCTTCACCGTGCTGCCCATCACCAAGTTCGGGCTGCTGCAAATCACGCGGCAGCGCGTGCGACCCGCCGAAAACATCGTGACCGGCGAGGTGTGCCCCACCTGCGGCGGCACGGGCAAGATTTCGGCCTCCATCCTGGTGACGGATGAAATCGACAACAGCATTGAAGACCTGCTGGTAACCCAAAACCAGTCGGGCGTCACGCTGAACGTGCATCCGTTCCTGCATGCCTACTACACCAAAGGTTTGGTGAGCCGCCAGATGAAGTGGTACCTGAAGTACTACAAATGGGTGAAAGTGATGAAAGACACTTCCCTCGGCATTACCGAATACCGCATCGAGGACGAGTACGGCGAGGAAATCGAGCTACACTCGGCAGCCGCGGCCATGAGCCGCCTGCAGGACCGCGAAGCTGGAAATCATTGA
- a CDS encoding tetratricopeptide repeat protein, with protein MTRTSSHQLLLVLVALAVVGALFALPKGIVKPKEGKGELAQTAARTANRDQGAAAPSTASVEGAAPAGVSAEKPHMSATPAQQKELSQLRTRYTAADASTKLQLAGQLAAKYAAVTKFDSAGYYYEQVAVARPGEQAWKKAADQYFEAFSFAATEERAKTLSAKARELYERVLKNNPDNLDAKTNLGMAYMASENPVQGVVLLREVLATDPRNEKALYNLGVLSLQSNQAEKAVERFRELVKYHPENESGQFYLGVSLAQTENRAEARKVFTQLKQNSTDPALSASVDQELQKLQ; from the coding sequence ATGACCCGTACTTCCTCGCATCAGCTTCTTCTGGTTCTCGTCGCGCTGGCGGTTGTGGGTGCCCTGTTTGCCCTGCCTAAAGGCATTGTGAAGCCCAAGGAAGGCAAAGGCGAACTGGCCCAGACAGCAGCCCGCACGGCCAACCGTGACCAGGGAGCTGCGGCGCCTTCCACAGCCTCCGTAGAAGGGGCGGCGCCTGCGGGCGTATCCGCCGAAAAGCCGCACATGAGTGCTACGCCAGCCCAGCAGAAAGAGCTGAGCCAGCTGCGCACCCGCTACACCGCCGCCGATGCCAGCACTAAGCTGCAACTGGCGGGGCAATTGGCGGCCAAGTACGCGGCGGTTACCAAGTTCGATAGCGCGGGCTACTACTACGAGCAAGTAGCCGTAGCCCGGCCCGGCGAGCAGGCGTGGAAAAAGGCAGCCGATCAGTACTTCGAAGCGTTCAGCTTTGCCGCTACTGAGGAGCGGGCCAAAACGCTCAGCGCCAAAGCCCGGGAACTGTACGAGCGGGTGCTGAAAAACAACCCCGACAACCTGGACGCCAAAACCAACCTGGGAATGGCGTACATGGCCAGTGAAAACCCCGTACAAGGCGTAGTGCTCCTGCGCGAGGTGCTGGCTACCGACCCCCGCAACGAAAAGGCGCTCTACAACCTGGGCGTGCTGTCGTTGCAGAGCAACCAGGCTGAAAAGGCCGTGGAGCGTTTCCGGGAACTGGTGAAATACCACCCCGAAAACGAAAGCGGCCAGTTCTACCTCGGGGTTTCCCTGGCGCAGACGGAGAACCGGGCCGAGGCGCGCAAGGTCTTCACCCAACTAAAACAAAACAGTACCGATCCGGCCTTGTCGGCATCGGTCGATCAGGAATTGCAGAAGCTGCAATAA
- a CDS encoding MFS transporter translates to MPESAAARPGHDPYAALRLPEFRRFISARALFVIATRIQGLVVSWQLFKLTGDPWKLGLIGLTEAIPSIAVSLYAGHLADSVRRKNIIMSAVAVLLLCAGALALLASPYGLELLKDVRLGTLPIYAVIFVSGIARGFLGPALFSFMPQLLPDREKLANAITWNSTTWQGSSVLGPVIGGYLIAHLGVASAYTVSTVLLMLTLLMFGSIASRPLPVQVGARLDFRESILTGLQFIFSNQLVLAALSLDLFAVLFGGRWRCCQFSPKIF, encoded by the coding sequence ATGCCCGAATCTGCCGCTGCCCGCCCGGGCCACGACCCTTACGCTGCGCTTCGCCTGCCGGAGTTTCGGCGGTTTATCAGTGCCCGCGCGCTGTTCGTTATTGCCACCCGCATCCAGGGACTGGTCGTGAGCTGGCAGTTGTTCAAGCTTACCGGTGACCCTTGGAAGCTGGGGCTGATTGGCCTGACGGAAGCTATTCCGAGCATTGCCGTTTCCCTGTACGCCGGCCACCTGGCCGATTCCGTCAGGCGCAAGAACATTATTATGTCGGCAGTGGCGGTGCTGCTGCTATGTGCCGGGGCGCTGGCGCTGCTGGCCTCACCCTACGGCCTGGAGCTGCTAAAAGACGTCCGACTTGGCACACTGCCTATTTACGCCGTCATCTTCGTGAGTGGCATTGCGCGGGGTTTTCTGGGTCCGGCCTTGTTTTCGTTTATGCCGCAGCTGCTGCCCGACCGTGAAAAGCTGGCCAACGCCATTACCTGGAACAGCACCACCTGGCAAGGATCCTCGGTGCTGGGGCCGGTAATTGGGGGCTACCTTATTGCGCACCTGGGCGTAGCCAGCGCCTACACAGTATCTACCGTGCTGCTTATGCTGACGCTTTTGATGTTCGGCAGTATTGCGTCGCGGCCCTTGCCGGTGCAGGTTGGCGCCCGGCTCGATTTCCGCGAGAGTATTCTCACGGGCCTGCAGTTTATTTTTTCCAATCAGCTGGTGTTGGCGGCGCTTTCCCTGGATTTGTTTGCCGTGCTGTTTGGGGGGCGGTGGCGCTGCTGCCAGTTTTCGCCGAAGATATTCTGA
- a CDS encoding copper resistance protein NlpE, with translation MPRSSTSAAVAALLLFAACQGRENPYGTGPQNPAAEKEAPPVAQSLAGTYADTIPCADCRGILTNLQLNADSTYVLRETYLDKQPEPTEQRGNWRLRGQVLTLPPSGAHPGRSYLVETSSQLLLLDGSGKPIRDANLDYSLERQ, from the coding sequence ATGCCTCGCTCCTCTACCTCTGCCGCCGTAGCGGCGCTGTTGCTGTTTGCCGCCTGCCAGGGTCGTGAAAACCCGTACGGTACCGGTCCCCAAAATCCGGCCGCCGAAAAAGAGGCACCGCCCGTGGCCCAGAGCCTGGCCGGCACCTACGCCGATACCATTCCCTGCGCCGACTGCCGCGGCATCCTCACCAACCTGCAGCTGAATGCCGATAGCACCTACGTGCTGCGGGAAACCTACCTCGACAAGCAGCCCGAGCCAACCGAGCAGCGCGGCAACTGGCGCCTGCGCGGGCAGGTACTCACGCTGCCACCCAGCGGCGCCCACCCCGGCCGTAGCTACCTGGTAGAAACGAGCAGCCAGCTTTTGTTGCTGGATGGCAGCGGCAAGCCCATCCGGGATGCCAACCTCGACTATTCGCTGGAACGGCAGTAA
- a CDS encoding RNA polymerase sigma factor: METMQPSDSALISLYINGQEDAFALLLARHKSRVFTTIMLIVRDTDVADDLLQDTFIKAIHTMKSGRYNEEGKFSSWICRIAHNLAIDFFRKEKRSPLQSLDTSSHAFNSLSLAEEGSEAAFTREETYARLRELIQDLPPAQKEVLIMRHYGEMSFQEIADATGVSINTALGRMRYALINLRKMMSAQPELYDQNLYPREAPPVRVQRIAG, from the coding sequence ATGGAAACCATGCAGCCGAGCGACTCCGCGTTGATTTCGCTCTATATCAACGGACAAGAAGATGCCTTTGCCCTCTTGCTGGCCCGGCACAAAAGCCGTGTATTCACCACCATCATGCTGATCGTGCGGGACACCGACGTGGCTGATGATTTGCTGCAGGATACCTTCATCAAGGCTATTCACACCATGAAAAGCGGCCGCTACAACGAGGAAGGCAAGTTCTCGTCGTGGATCTGCCGTATTGCCCACAACTTGGCCATTGATTTCTTCCGCAAGGAAAAGCGTAGCCCTCTGCAAAGCCTGGATACGTCCAGCCACGCCTTCAACTCGCTTTCTTTGGCGGAAGAGGGCTCGGAGGCTGCTTTCACCCGCGAAGAAACCTATGCCCGCCTGCGGGAGTTAATACAAGACCTGCCGCCCGCGCAAAAGGAAGTACTCATTATGCGCCATTACGGCGAGATGAGCTTCCAGGAAATTGCCGACGCGACGGGGGTGAGCATCAACACGGCGCTGGGCCGGATGCGCTACGCGCTGATCAACCTGCGGAAAATGATGTCCGCGCAACCCGAACTCTATGATCAAAACCTTTACCCACGAGAAGCTCCTCCGGTACGTGTACAACGAATTGCCGGCTGA
- a CDS encoding MFS transporter, with the protein MALLPVFAEDILKVGAAGLGHLEAAPAVGSVLMAVLLTYFPLRRHAGRKLLWAVGGFGLATICFALSRNFWLSLVLLFLTGVFDSVSVIVRSTLLHTFTPEHMKGRVSAVNNIFIGSSNEIGAFESGAMAKWLGTAASVVFGGSMTILVVMVTAWRANKLRELDMTPTKPAEPAPAA; encoded by the coding sequence GTGGCGCTGCTGCCAGTTTTCGCCGAAGATATTCTGAAGGTGGGAGCCGCCGGCCTGGGTCACCTGGAGGCTGCGCCGGCAGTGGGCTCGGTGCTGATGGCCGTGCTGCTAACTTATTTTCCACTGCGCCGCCACGCGGGCCGCAAGCTGCTGTGGGCCGTGGGGGGCTTTGGGCTGGCTACCATCTGCTTTGCGCTGTCGCGCAACTTCTGGCTTTCCCTGGTGCTGCTGTTCCTCACCGGCGTGTTCGACTCCGTATCGGTGATTGTGCGCTCCACGCTGCTGCACACGTTCACGCCGGAGCATATGAAAGGGCGCGTGTCGGCCGTCAACAACATCTTCATCGGCTCCAGCAACGAAATCGGGGCCTTTGAGTCGGGCGCTATGGCCAAGTGGCTGGGCACGGCGGCCTCGGTGGTCTTCGGGGGCTCGATGACGATACTGGTGGTAATGGTGACGGCCTGGCGCGCCAACAAGCTGCGTGAGCTGGACATGACGCCCACCAAACCCGCTGAGCCTGCTCCGGCCGCCTGA
- a CDS encoding gliding motility lipoprotein GldB, whose translation MRAVFQMALSVGLLAGLASCGRDKQTCEQNPEVARVAAPVHLESLIKPFFQIKNPADAQQFLQAHPGFANHFLQRRQFPSDNVLAQRLTQLATNAGLQKLGRETEAAFQDTAALRRQLHQAFQHVRYEFPDFRVPPVNLFVSGLSQDVFVNDSLLVLGLDFFVGPKASYRPNVPEYILRRYTPAHLLPTVMLAVSTKYNQRPRTNPTMLSEMVQFGKALYFAEKMLPCTPDSLLIGYTGRELEGLEYNEGKVWGHFIEKNLLYNTTPFVIQKYVGERPNTPEIDRIAPGRVGTWLGWQIVRKYMAEHPNVTLRQLMAEQDAQRILTQSKYRPRKK comes from the coding sequence ATGCGGGCAGTATTCCAAATGGCGCTGAGCGTAGGGCTGCTGGCGGGCCTGGCCAGCTGCGGCCGCGACAAACAAACCTGCGAGCAGAACCCTGAAGTAGCCCGCGTGGCTGCCCCGGTGCATCTGGAAAGCCTGATTAAGCCCTTCTTTCAAATAAAGAACCCGGCCGATGCGCAGCAGTTCCTGCAGGCGCACCCCGGCTTTGCCAACCATTTTCTGCAGCGTCGGCAGTTTCCTTCGGATAATGTATTGGCCCAGCGCCTCACGCAGCTGGCCACCAATGCGGGCCTGCAGAAGCTGGGCCGCGAAACCGAAGCGGCTTTCCAGGACACGGCCGCCCTGCGCCGGCAGCTGCACCAGGCGTTTCAGCACGTACGCTACGAGTTTCCGGATTTCCGGGTGCCGCCAGTGAATCTGTTTGTGAGTGGCCTGAGCCAGGACGTGTTCGTGAACGACAGCCTGCTGGTGCTGGGGCTGGATTTCTTTGTAGGCCCCAAGGCGAGCTACCGGCCCAACGTGCCCGAATACATTCTGCGCCGCTACACCCCGGCGCACCTGCTGCCTACCGTGATGTTGGCCGTATCAACCAAGTACAACCAGCGCCCGCGCACCAACCCCACGATGCTAAGCGAGATGGTACAGTTTGGCAAGGCCCTGTACTTCGCCGAAAAAATGCTGCCCTGCACTCCCGATTCATTGCTGATTGGCTATACCGGCCGGGAGTTGGAAGGCCTGGAGTACAACGAAGGCAAAGTGTGGGGCCATTTCATCGAGAAGAACCTGCTGTACAACACTACGCCATTTGTTATTCAGAAATACGTGGGCGAGCGGCCCAATACGCCCGAAATCGACCGCATTGCGCCGGGGCGGGTAGGCACGTGGCTGGGCTGGCAGATTGTGCGCAAGTACATGGCTGAGCACCCCAACGTGACGCTGCGCCAGCTGATGGCCGAGCAGGATGCCCAGCGCATTCTAACCCAGTCGAAATACCGTCCCCGCAAGAAGTAG
- a CDS encoding RNA polymerase sigma-70 factor codes for MAAALSSDVLETRLAHLRSTDQPAFMEVLFREFYRPLGQVIQRVVQDREATEDLLQDVFARVWQSRETLVITTTYRAYLYRAALNAALRYVERGKRQVAWDEATGTIEPLGQSADEELHHQEAAESVEAALAALPPQCRAVFMLSRYEEMTYQQIADALEISPKTVENQMGKALRVLRQQLSGVLRNLYSWLF; via the coding sequence ATGGCTGCAGCCCTTTCTTCCGACGTGCTTGAAACCCGGTTGGCGCACCTGCGCAGTACCGACCAGCCCGCGTTTATGGAAGTGCTGTTCCGGGAGTTTTACCGGCCCCTGGGGCAGGTGATTCAGCGCGTGGTGCAGGACCGGGAGGCCACGGAGGATTTGTTGCAGGATGTATTTGCCCGCGTCTGGCAAAGCCGGGAAACGCTTGTCATTACTACTACTTACCGGGCCTACCTCTACCGGGCTGCCCTGAATGCGGCTTTGCGCTACGTGGAGCGGGGCAAGCGGCAGGTAGCCTGGGACGAAGCCACCGGCACGATAGAACCCCTCGGGCAGAGCGCCGACGAGGAGCTGCACCACCAGGAAGCAGCAGAGTCGGTAGAAGCGGCGCTGGCTGCCCTGCCGCCGCAGTGCCGGGCCGTGTTTATGCTGAGTCGCTACGAGGAAATGACCTACCAGCAGATAGCCGACGCACTGGAAATTTCGCCGAAAACCGTAGAAAATCAGATGGGCAAAGCCCTACGGGTGCTGCGTCAGCAGCTAAGCGGCGTTCTGCGTAACCTATACAGCTGGCTGTTTTAG
- the nth gene encoding endonuclease III has translation MRKAERFQRFLEYFTTHFPEPETELQYGSPYELIVAVVLSAQCTDKRVNQITPELFRQFPTPAHLAAATADDIFPLIRSVSYPNNKAKHLAGLGRLLVEEFNSEVPSNLDDLQRLPGVGRKTANVVMSVIYNQPAMAVDTHVFRVSHRLGLVSKSATTPLAVEKELVRYIPTELIPKAHHWLILHGRYICVARTPKCAVCPLTSICAYYARQVAPLLENLPSLPSAPKMPPQA, from the coding sequence ATGCGTAAAGCCGAGCGTTTCCAGCGTTTTCTGGAATACTTCACTACCCACTTTCCCGAGCCCGAAACGGAGCTGCAGTACGGCAGTCCCTACGAGCTGATTGTAGCCGTAGTCCTGAGCGCCCAGTGCACCGACAAGCGCGTGAATCAGATAACCCCGGAGCTTTTCCGGCAATTCCCCACGCCCGCTCACCTGGCTGCCGCCACCGCCGACGACATTTTTCCGCTGATTCGGAGTGTATCGTATCCCAACAACAAAGCCAAGCACCTAGCGGGACTAGGTCGGCTGCTGGTTGAGGAGTTCAACTCCGAAGTGCCCAGCAACCTGGACGATCTGCAGCGTCTACCCGGCGTGGGCCGCAAGACAGCCAACGTGGTGATGTCGGTGATTTACAACCAGCCGGCTATGGCCGTGGATACGCACGTGTTCCGGGTTTCGCACCGGCTGGGGCTCGTGAGCAAAAGCGCTACTACTCCGCTGGCTGTAGAGAAAGAACTCGTGCGCTATATTCCAACAGAGCTTATCCCCAAGGCACATCATTGGCTGATTCTGCACGGCCGCTACATTTGCGTGGCGCGCACTCCTAAGTGTGCCGTGTGCCCGCTTACTTCTATATGCGCTTACTATGCCCGGCAGGTAGCGCCTTTGCTGGAAAATTTGCCGAGCTTGCCATCAGCACCGAAAATGCCTCCTCAGGCCTGA
- a CDS encoding porin family protein, which yields MKKLFLALLAVGVSASAASAQVEIGLRLSPAVTSLRADGSANKFEGKSKVSLGGGLVVDYFFGENYAFSTGIDLVGKGGKLTYTDKDPNTQATLQQELKIGAQYLQVPLTIKLFTNDIATDTKLYFQLGGYLGANIGTRIDGEKEFTDPGSGKTFKSNKFLLIPDAGVLAGFGTEYQVGQSTKVFAGLRYQRGLPNIDNYFEDERSFSNVVIKNSEFVLDLGMKF from the coding sequence ATGAAAAAACTCTTTCTAGCACTACTGGCCGTGGGCGTTTCGGCCTCGGCGGCTTCGGCTCAGGTGGAAATCGGCCTGCGCCTTTCGCCCGCTGTTACCTCCCTGCGCGCTGATGGCTCGGCCAACAAATTCGAGGGCAAGTCGAAAGTCAGCCTTGGGGGCGGCCTTGTGGTCGATTATTTCTTTGGCGAAAACTATGCCTTCAGCACCGGCATCGACCTGGTAGGCAAAGGCGGCAAGCTCACGTACACAGACAAAGATCCTAATACTCAAGCCACTCTTCAGCAAGAGCTGAAAATCGGCGCGCAATACCTGCAGGTGCCGCTTACCATCAAGCTGTTCACCAACGATATTGCCACCGATACCAAGCTGTATTTCCAGCTGGGCGGCTATTTAGGCGCCAACATCGGCACCCGTATTGATGGTGAAAAGGAATTCACCGACCCCGGTTCCGGCAAAACCTTCAAGAGCAACAAATTTCTGCTGATTCCCGACGCCGGTGTGCTGGCGGGCTTCGGCACCGAATACCAGGTTGGCCAAAGCACCAAGGTATTTGCCGGCCTACGCTATCAGCGCGGTCTGCCCAACATCGACAACTACTTTGAGGACGAGCGGAGCTTCAGCAACGTCGTTATCAAAAACAGTGAGTTCGTCCTGGACCTGGGCATGAAATTCTAG